The segment tgaggcaggagaatagcttgaacccagggggcggacgttgcagtgagctgagattgtgcgattgcactgcagcctgggcaacaagagcgaaactccgtctcaaaaaataaataaataaaaataaaagcacaaacttTAGAGTGGATGCTTTGATCTCATTTCTCACAACCTATGCATGTGTGACCCCCAGCAAATGCCTAAGgagtctgagcctcagtttccccatctgtcaagTGGCAGCTGCCTCCTATCCACTTGAGGCACATATggcaaggccctgggcccagcacGGGGTGCACCCTGATTCCTGGAAGCCCTGCTCATCCTGGGGGAGGTGGCGTCGGACTTTGCATCTAGGAGATGAGGAGGCTTTGGAGAAACAAGCAGGAACCGCCACGGCACCCCAGCGCTGCCCGTCAGAGAAGTAGTTGGTCCATCTTACAGAGGGAGAGAGGTTGGTGTTCAAAACCACATGCCGTCCTCCCGATGAGCTATCGCCAGTGTGCAGGATTCTGGCCTCCAGGAGCCTCCCTGCCCACCATCTTCAGATGAAGAATGTTCTGGGCTTCAAGGCAGCACCAAAGTATCAGTGAAGCAGGGGAAGggtgaacacctactgtgtgcccggCGCTGGGCCAACTTTGCACACGACCCTCATTTAAGCAGCCTGTCTTGGCAGCTAGCTGAACCCAGTGAGCATTGATGCACTGTCTTCTCTGTGTCTGAGAGGAGCTGTAGGGGCCAGAGAGGGTAAGCGAGGCTGTCCTGGACTCAGGAACCCGAGTACCACCAGGGGAAGGGGCATGACCACACTAGCTACAGTCCCAGGTGGggtcaggtgtgtgccaccagacACAACATAAACCAGGTATGGTGGAGCCAGGAGGGGAGCAGGCCCTGGCCAGAGCATCTTGCTTGAGGCCTCAGTGTGGTTTGCACTGAGCAGACCTGGGTTTCGCCCATGCCCCACCAGCAAGTGGCTTTACCCTGCAcatgtttccttatctgtaaataaaTAGCGTATTTCTCACCTGGTTGCTAAGGAGACTAAATGGGAAAAGCACACGTCAAACATTCAGATCAGGGCTTGGCCCATAAACGCTTAAAACTGTGTTGCTCATCATCATTGTTGGGCCAGTTTGGTGATCAGGATGGGTTGTGGTTAGCAGGGAGGCTGAGGTCTGAGCCTGGAGGGGGATGCAGGAGCTTAGGCTACTCAAAGGGGAGGCTTTTCCAAGGAGACTTGGCTGGGTGGGGCTGACTTTCTGGCTACCCTTGGGAGGGTGGAAACCTCCTTACCTGCAGCTCTGGCAAGCTGGGGCCCTCCGCAGCGCTCCTGCTCCCCAGGGGGCCCATCTGCTCCAGGCCTGCCAGAGTTGCGGTCGCTGGTCCTCTTGTCACTTTGATCTTTGGCCACTGGGTGGAGGTGCAGGCAGGTCTGGGCAGCTGGACCGGGCTCTGGGACTGCAGTGTAGGGCTGTGTCCATTGAATGGGGTGGCCTCGGCCCAGCCTTCTGGCTGGCTGTGTAACCCCTGCTCAGGGACATCCTTTGTGCCTGGGGGACCCAGCTCTGGCCCTAAAGCCCTGGCCGGGTCATCCCTGTGTCCAGCTGGGTCCTTGCGGGGCAGCCTGGCCTGCAGGAGCTCCAAGAGGCCCTCCCAGTCCAGGCTGGGGAGACGGGCCCAGGCCCCCTCTCCTGGTACCCTGAGAAGGCCAAGCAGATCCCTCCAGTCAAGCTCGGGTCGCCTCTCAGAGCCATGCGGGTATGGACACGCTCCCTCTGCCCCCCAGCCCACAGCAGTGGGTGTCCCAGGGTGCCAAGATTGTGAGGACTCTGCGGGGCCTCCCCAGTTCTCAGGGGGGCTCGTGAGTGGGCTTCTCTTCCCTAGTTCTCTGGGGAGCTCATGAGTGGGCTTCTCCTCCCAGGCCTCTGGCTGCCCCCAGCTCTCCCTGTACTCCCTGGGAGTGCCCCCCGATGTTCCCTCCGGGGCTTTGGCTGCCCCCAGGCTGGgctctccacatccccaccagcccccagggcccaggcctccctcctggctCCTCTCCAGGTGTCTATGAAGGCCCTGGGACCCTGGCGGTTCCTCCTGACTCTGCCACGCCCCCAGAGGCTGTTTTGGGCCTGCTTGGCCACTCTCCAGAGGTCTCTGTGTCCACAGCTCCCTCTCAGGGGTCCTGGCTGATGTGCTGGGGGGTGGCGGGGACCCCTGGAGCCGCCGGTCTCCCTCAGGTCTCTTCTCAGGACTCCGAGGATGAGGGGGCTCTGCTTGGCTCCGCCGAGTCAGTTCTGCCTGTTTGGCAGGGAGCTTGGTCACCTGGGAATGAGGTGAGGGGGTGGGTGAGCCTCTCTCTCTGGGGACCTGGCAGCTGGCTCTGCCTTTCTTAGGCCCCCAGAGAATCAAGGCTGTGTCCACACAGCAGCCTGGATCAAAGCAGGCCAAAAAGCACACAGGGTCCCTGCCCCACTCCTCGGGGGTCAGCTCCTCCCTTTCACCTGCTTTCCTCAGTTCCAGAAAAAGATCTGCAAAGACCTGCTCACCCCTCTCAAAGATATTGATTCCAACTTGGGCTATCAGGTGCCAGAAACTCCACCACCAATACCCCATTCCATTGAGGTGGGCCTAGCCCTCTGGGTTTGGTTAAAGATACAAATCACCCTGAAAGAGAGGGCCCTTAGAGCCAGATTCTTGCTTCAAGGCTTTCCCTGAAATCTGCTCAAGACAGCAgtatcggccaggcacagtggctcacgcctgtaatcccagcaccctgggaggccaaggtgggcggatcacttgaggtcaggagtgaccagcctggccaacgtggtgaaaccctgtctctattaaaagtacgaaaattagctgggtgtggtggcacgcgcctgtaatcccagctatttgggaggctgaggtaggagaatctcttgaacctgagaggcggaggttgcagtgagccaatattgccccactgcactccagcctgggaaacagagcaagactccatctcaaaaaaaaaaaaaaaaaaagacagcagacTTAGTAAAGGAAGGGGATAGATAGCATGGGACAGGGGCTATCTTCAAAGGATTAATGTGGGGTCTTGCGCATTTTGCCAAGAACTGCTGGCccttggggagaggggagagctgGATCCCTATGATTGGACTCCAACCCTTTCATAGAGGACCTTCCTGTCCAAGCCACCTGCCTGGCTTCTAGCGGGAGGGAAGAGGCAGTGGCCGCCCCTTGGGGTGCGGGGCCCCAGACAGCTGGCAGTGCTCACCTGCCTGCTGGGGGCAGGGCTGGACTGTCTTCGGAGAAGTTGGCTCTGGCCTTGGCTGGGCTGCTGTGACCGTCCCTCGTCCTGGGCCTGGAAGGCCCCCGCTGCCTCGGACTTCCTATGAGCAAATGCAGCCACTCCTCTGAGGGACTGTCCCACTCCCAGCACCCCAGCCCCTCTGCTCCCACCTCCAACAGGAGGAGATGTGGGACAGCCAGGGACCCACTGCAAGCTGGTTGAAGGGCCCTAAGTGAGGATGActctcagggcctcagtttccccttctgaaaaatggggatgGCTAACACTGCTCTATTCTGCCTCATGAGGCTCTTGTGAACATGATGAGAAAAGTGGGGAGTAGAGGCggttgggtggggagggggatctggccctggccctggccctctcCTGTCTCATCCAGTACTTCCTATGACTAACCACCACCCCACCAGCAGCCCACCAGCCACCCCCAGACAAAGGTTAGATTGGTCTTTGCGGGAATtaagatttattgagcacctactgtgtaccaggcactgggcACACAGAATCATAATGACAAAGCATTTATTGAGCGCTTCTTATGTTCCGGGGTGAAGCACTTACATCATGATCACAGCCCACGAGGTGGGATGACACAGCCAGACTGCTGTGTGCCCCCGTGTTCCATTCTTTCTGCCTTTTCCTGTCCATATTGTAAATTttggatttcttttcctttttccctccaaTCACTGTTAACCAACAGAATCCCAGCGCTTAGCCTTGAAAACTCCAGGCCATCCTAGCTGTTGGCAAAAGAGCTCTGAGCAAGATCAGAAGAAACATTCTCCCTGACAACTCCAGAGAGGCCAACATGAACTGTCCaagcaaatgtcttttttttttttttttttttttttttttttttttgagatggagtctcgctctgtcacccaggctggagtgcagtggcgcaatctcagctcactgtaacttccgtctcccgggttcaagtgattctctgccttaacctcccaagtagctgggattacaggcatgagccaccacgcctggccctgggcAAATGTCATTTCTAAGACACTGGGCTTCAGGCGTTATTGACACATCTGATGAAGATCATCTCTAACTTGTGTAAAAAGTCTAGTTCCAGTTAGTTGTCTCCCTTACTAGCTGGGAGGCATGGCTGTTAATGTTTAACGTAGTATCTCTATTGATAGGTAGAAACAGCAAACAGAACCTGGGCATATCTCTCCCTTCCTCTACCTAAGGGGTCACAACAAAAGACCCAACCGCTCCATGAATGTTTATTTTGGTTGGGTCTCAGTTAGCAAATGGAGCCGTGTCTTTGGTGGATGAATTGAACCAGGAAGAGAAGCCTGAAAAAGGCCACCCTGTGGTGGACCCAGAGTGAGGCAGCAAAAAGGGAAGTATGAGGAAACTCTGCTCAGGCCTCCGTAGGCCCTGCCGTCTGTGGTGGGCCTGTGCCTGAGGAACCATGCTGGAACGACACCTTCAAAAGTATGGGATTGGGCagggcgcagtgggtcacgcctgtaatcccagaactttgggaggctgaggcaggcggatggcttgagctcaggagttcaagaccagcctggacaacacagtgaaacccagtctctaaaaatacaaaaattagcccaggtgtggtggttcatgcctctaatcccagcactttgggaggctgaggttggtggatcacttgaggtcaggagttcaagactagcctggtcaacatagtaaaacccaatctctactaaaaatgtaaaacttagccaggcgtggtggcatgtgcctgtaatcccagctactcaggaggctgaggcaggaggatcgcttgaccccaggaggtggaggttgcagtgaaccgagatcgtgccactgcacaccagcctgggcaacatagtgagaccctgtctcaaaaaaaaaaaaaatatggggttgggaggccaggtacagtgtctttacacctgtaattccagcacttgggaaggctgaggtcggaggatcacttgagtcgaggagtttgagacagccctggtaacagaatgagaccttgttctaggaaaaaaaaaaaaatttaaatgagccgggcatggtggtacgtggctgtagtcccagctacttgggaggctgaggtgggaggatcgcttcagcctgggaggttgaagctgcagtgagccatgatcacaccactgcattccagcctgggcgaaagagcaagaccctgtctcaaaaaaaaagtatggggttggagttttttgttgtttcatgTCTTTTGCCAATGTCATTAGAATCAGAGCACAGTAATTTTAGTTGTTAGCAGTTATTGGCAGCTGGTTCAGAGAGGAACCAAAGTTCCCTGGAGGAAGTGTTTCTGAGCTTGAGGGCTCCCCGGGCAGGCTGTCtgtaacctttcttttttttttgagatggagtcttgctctgtcacccaggctggagtgcagtggtgcaatctcagctcactgcaacctccgccttctggtttcaagcgattttcctgcctcagcctcctgagcagctgggattacaggtgtccaccaccatgcccagctaatttttatatttttagtagagaccgggtttcaccatgttggccaggctggtctcatttcaaactcctgacctcaggtgatccacctgcctcgacctcccaaagtcttggcattacaggcgtgagccactgcacccagccaatttgtAATCTAATTTGAGGTGAGTACGTTTCCTTACTCTGTGAGAGCTGAAGGCCTTAGAGTGAACTGTCCCCCGAACTGGGGTATAGGAGCCTCGATGAAGCAAGAGCCCAAACACAACCCAGTGGGCTGTTCCTCCCTAATGGGGAGGATGGGGAGGACAATAGTGGAAACACCCGGTGCAGGGAAGCAAGGCACTTGTGTGTTCTCTTCCGGACGGATGCATTTTCCATATGAACTCCAGCCTGCTTGATGAGCATTCCTCCGGAGAACTCGCCTTCCTTTATTCCCCCCATGTAGAATTGAGAGAAAGGAGCGAGGGACTCAAGAAGATTCTGAAACCCCAACAGAGACCCGGCTTGTCCGATGCTGAAGCAACAGCGTCTCCTCGGGGCCACCTGTTCCCGAGGGTTGGTGTGGCCGCACCAAGCATGACAAAGGAAACATGTTTCCTTCGGAAGCTTAGATGGGCTCTTCGACCTCCAGAGAGAATCAAAGGAGCAAAGCCATCAAGTCTAGCAAATCCAGTGAAGGCTGGGTTTTGAATTCAAATGACCACAGAATGCTACATGACTCTAAGAGATGCCAAAGgcatctaaggaaaaaaaaattaagatcaaGCCAAAACTCCCAATGCTTTGATGTGATAaccttttaagaaaaattttccaGACTTGGGACAATGCTTGGacagagtagatgctcaataaatacatatCGATGaggaaataggagaaaataaaagcacaCTCCTACAGCCACCCGCTCATAAGCTCCAGTCTGTCCCTTACACACACACTACATAGTTTTAAACTTTTCCATATTCAGAGGATGAATGGTTTTCTACTTGGAAAAGGTGccagataaaagtaaaaaatttaattattcagTAAAATTATGAAAACTTCCCTAAAAGGTAAATAAGTTATTTCAAAGAGAGTAGAATTAAATGTATAGGAGTGATCGTGTAAAAACAAATGGTTAATAAAAGTGTAAACATATTTCTCGtttctattattaatataaacaCCTTATCTCTCTGAAATTATcctggaaaaaaggaaagaaaattaattaacTTTGGCTTAAAGACCTTAATGTCCCTGCTGAGTTATTAGTTAAGACAAAGTTAGGAAAATTGACATTAGACCAGAAATAGTAATCATAAAAAGGTCaaagacactttgggaggccaaggtgggagcattgctcgaggccaggagtttgagaccaacctgggcaacaaagtgagactccatctctgcaaaacacagaaaaattagctgggcatagtgatacacgcctgtagtcccagctattgaggaggctgaggtgagagaattgcttcagcctggcagtttgaggccgcagtgagccatgatcacgccactgcactcctgctgggtgacagagcaagaccctgtttcaaaaaaaaaaggtcaggccaggcacagtggctcacgcctgtaatcccagcactttgggaggccgaggtgggcagactgcctgagctcaggagttcaagaccagcctgggcaacaggatgaaaccctgtcgctactaaaaatacaaaaaaattagccggatgtggtggcgtgtgcctgtagtcccagctactcaggaggctgaggcaggagaattgcttgcacccggaaggcagaggttgcagtgagccaagattgcaccactgcactccagcctgggcgacaaagcgagactccgtctccaaacaacaacaaaaaagttaaagaCACCGGAGACTTTCAGGGTGAAACTACTCCATGATGTTACAATGGTGGATACttgtcattatacatttattcAAGCCTATAGGTTGTACatcaccaagagtgaaccctaaacTTTGGGTGATttgtcagtgtaggttcatggattgtaacaaatgtatcaccCTACTGCCCAGTACAGTGGCTcaccagcactgtgagaggccaagaaaggaggatcccttgaggccaggagctggaaaCAAGCATACCTGTCTAGTACAGGATATTGGTAGTGGGAGAGGCTGTGCAGGGAACTCtgcactttctgctcaattttgctgtgaacctaaaactgctctgggtttttgtttttaaggccaAAGAAAGAATTATACTAATGCTGGAGACCATACAGTTGTCATCTGCATACTAAATGATCAAGCTTACTGGAAAAGGAAATTTGAAGAACAAGagataaagtttcttttttttctttttttgagatggagtttcactcttgttgcccaggctggagtgcaatgacgcaatctcagctcactgcaaactccacctcccaaattcagGCAatactgctgcctcagcctcctgagtagctgggactacaggcatgtgccactgcgcccgggtaattttttcttttttctttttttttttttttttgagatggagtctcgctctgtcgcccaggctggagtgcagtggcacgatcttggctcactgcaagctccggtgctgggattacaggagggagccactgcacccagccaagattgATAAGGTTTCTCATGCAGATTCAAATCTAGGAGAAAACTTTCCCAAGGAGCAGCAAAGAGGAATTTTAGATACAAAATATTCCATACCCtttagggtgatggaaatgttctaaagttagattgtggtaatggttgGACAACTtggtaaatatactaaaaattcgTTGAATTATATACACGGAAAGTTTTGAGACTTCCAGActgctttttgttgctgttgttctctTGACCCTAACTAATGGAATTCTAGCTCTGATTCTTGAAAACTCGAGGGCTGGAACTTCTGGGGAGAAAAACCTCAGCTGGATTAGGAGGTTGTGCCCCCTGTTCCAGGGGGCCAGTGCTGCTGACCAAGGAGACTCGAAAGACACCTGGACTTCAGGTGTCCCAGGATGTTTGACTGCTAAAAATCCGTAACTCTGTGagctttctttcttaaaataggtAGCTCTggccatacatttttattttactttattttattttttagatggagtcttgctctgtcgcctaggctggagtgcagtggtacgatctcggctcactgcaagctccgcctcccgggttcaagcaattctcctgcctcagcctcctgagttgctgggactacaggtgcccgccaccatgcccagctaattttttgtatttttagtagagacagggtttcaccgtgttagccaggctggtgtcaatctcctgacctcgtgatcctcccacctcggcctcccaaagtgctgggattacaggcttgagccaccatgcccaggccctGGCCATACATTTTAAATTGACATAACTGCTTTCTGAAATGCATAGGGACCCATGAGTTTTCTTTGCCAAGGCAGGAAAAAATCATGGGTACTTTCTTCTCCCTCATTCacggaagaaaaaaaaaaacccgtgaGTCTGGATCAAAGGGTTTGAGAGTTCCCTCtcattttggctgggcgtggtggctcactcctgtaatcctagcactttgcgaggccgaggcgggtggatcacttgaggtcaggagttcgagactagcctggccaatatggcaaaaccccgtctctactaaaaatacaaaaaaattagccgggcttggtggcgggcccctgtaatcccagctactcgggaggctgaggcaggagaatcgcttgaacccggaaggtggaggttgcagtgagccaagatcgcaccattgcactccagcctgggcaacaagagcaaaactccgcctcaaaaaaagaaaaaagaaaaagacagttcACCCTTATTTGAATGAATATGCTCATATTCCCCtccattacagatgaggaaactgaggctcaggtagGTTAACTCACTATATCAGATCACAGGAGTTGACATGTGGCTTTGACCCAGGATTTGGACTCAGCCCTCCTGACTTGCTGTTAACCACTGGGCTGTGCATGACATCActtaagcacacacacaaaaaatagaaaactactaatatgcagaaaaagagaaacggagcaatttgcccaaggtcacacagccggtAAATGGCAAGCCAGGGGGATTTGAACACTTTCTTTTGGCACCCTAACCCTTCACCTGTCCTGCTGCCAagcctcctccccagcccaccTGGCTGACCCCACCCCCAGGCTCACCTGCGCTCTTGCCCGAAGAGGCGCTCCACCTCTGCGCGGCCAGGGCTGCGGGTGCGGCCCCCGCTGCTGCACTGCGCCTGGGGCCCTGGCTCTCTCTGGGCCAGCCTCCTGGGTGGGGGCAGGTCGGCCAGCACAGTGTACTCCTCCCGCTCCAAGTTGTGCCTGGTCTCCCCGGGAGGCGCTGAGCCCCGGGAGCCCCCGGAGCTGCCCAGCGAAGGTGAGGGTGCTAGGAACGCTAGGTCACTGGGTGGGTggcggggtggggaggaggcTCGGGGTGCATCCCGGTGCCCGATGCACACTTGGGGGATCAGCACTGGGGAGCCATGCAGAGAGTCAGTGGAGGGGGCCAGGCTCTCCATACTAGTTCCAGGGGGGTCCTGGAAGAAGAGGGATGGCTCAGGAGCCTGGCGTGGTGGGGATGAGAAGGAGGGTGCATCCCGGTGCCCAATGCACACAGGGGTGGGGATGTGGGGGCACTCGTGCATTGAGTCCATGGAAGGGACAAGGCTCTCTGTGCTGGCCCTGGGGAGGTCCTGGAATAAGAGGGAAGGCTCTGGGACCTGGCGTGGTGGGGAGGAGGCCCGGGGTGCATCTCGGTACCCAATACACACAGGTGCAGGGAGCTGAAGGGGTTCGTGTTGGGGGGACTGACACTGATGCTCGGCGTCTGAGGTGtctgggaggaagggaaaggggtCAAATTGGGTGTGGCGGGGGGGCGAGGACGCCCGGGGGGCATCTCGGTGTCCAATGCACACAGCAGGTGGTATATAGGGAGGCTCGTGGTGGGGCAATTCACTCTCAGGGGCGCGGGGCTctgggaagaaggggaaggggtcGTGCTGCAAATAGCGAGGGGGCGAAGAGGCTCGAGGGGCATCCCGGTGCCCAATGCACACAGCACATGGGGGCTGGGAGGGCTCAGGAGAGGTCAGGGGAGCCCCATAGGCAGCGGGGTACACAGGTGAGGAAGTCCGGGAGGTGCTCTGGTGGCCTGGGTTATGGGAGGAAGAGGTGGCCCGGGATGGCAAGTTGTACTGGGTAGGGCCAAAGGAGGACTGGGGTGGGTCATGCTGGGCTGGCCTGCTGGGAGAGGATGTCTGAGGCCTGTCACCTTGGGTTGGCCGGAGGGCGATGGATGCCCAGGGAACCTCACTTTGCTTGGAGCGAGATGGGGAAGAGGTTCGGGGACCATCACTGTGAGTTGGCCGGAGGGGAAACGAGGCCCAGGGGATGTCTTTGTTAGTACGATGGGGAGATGAATTCCTGGGATTGTTCCATTGAGTGGAGCGGTGGGGAGATGATGGTCTCAGATTCTCCTTTTGGGTGCAGCATTGAGATGAGGAGGTTCCAGGGTTGTCTCGTTGAAAGGAAAAGGACTGTGTGCGGTCCCGCTGTGTGCAAGTGGGTCTGAGGTTATCCCGTTTGGTACAAGAGGTTTTAGGGTTGTCTTGTTGGGTGGAAGATGATCTGGGGATGTTCTGTTGAATACAAGTTCTGGGGTTGTCCTGTTGGGTGGCTCTGATGGGAGAGGAGGCTCTGGGAATGTCCCGCTGGGCACAGGATGTTCTGGGGCTGTCTCGCTGGATGGTTCTGTTGGGAGAGGAGGCCCTGGGATTGTCTCGTCGGGCACAGGATGTTCTGGGGTTCTCTTGTTGGATGGTTCTGTTGGGAGAGGAGGCTCTGGGAATGTCCCGCTGGGCACAGGATGTTCTGGGGCTGTCTCGTTGAGTGGTTCTGTTGGGAGAGGAGGCCCCGGGATTGTCCCGTCGGGCACAGGATGTTCTGGGGCTGTCTCGTTGGATGGTTCTGTTGGGAGAGGAGGCCCCGGGATTGTCCCGCTGGGCACAGGATATTCTGGGGTTGTCCTGTTGAGTAGCTCTGATGGGAGAGGAGGCCCTGGGATTGTCTCGTCGGGCACAGGATGTTCTGGGGTTCTCTTGTTGGATGGTTCTGTTGGGAGAGGAGGCTCTGGGAATGTCCCGCTGGGCACAGGATGTTCTGGGGCTGTCTCGCTGGATGGTTCTGTTGGGAGAGGAGGCCCCAGGATTGTCCCGTCGGGCACAGGATGTTCTGGGGCTGTCTCGTTGGATGGTTCTGTTGGGAGAGGAGGCCCCGGGATTGTCCCGCTGGGCACAGGATATTCTGGGGTTGTCCTGTTGAGTAGCTCTGATGGGAGAGGAGGCCCTGGGATTGTCTCGTCGGGCACAGGATGTTCTGGGGTTCTCTTGTTGGATGGTTCTGTTGGGAGAGGAGGCTCTGGGAATGTCCCGCTGGGCACAGGATGTTCTGGGGCTGTCTCTTTGGATGGTTCTGTTGGGAGAGGAGGCCCCGGGATTGTCCCGCTGGGCACAGGATATTCTGGGGTTGTCCTGTTGAGTAGCTCTGATGGGAGAGGAGGCCCCGGGATTGTCCCGCTGGGCACAGGATGTTCTGGAATTCTCTCGTTGAGTGGTTCTGTTGGGAGAGGAGGCTTTGGGATCATCCTGCTGGACACAGGGTATCCTGGGGTTTTCCCGCTGGGGAGTACAAGTAGGAAAAGAAGTTTGGAGGTTGTCCTGCTGAGTAGAAGAGGTTCTGGGGTTATCCTGTTGGGTGCTTCGTGAGGGAGAGGAAGCTCTGGGGGTGTTCCACTGTGTAGATGAGGCCCTGGGGGTGTCCTGTTGGGTGGATGAGGCCCTGGAGGTGTCCCTTTGGGTGATTCGGTGGGGAGAGGAGGCTCTGGGGGTTTCACATGTAGAGGCAGCCTGAGCAGTGTCCCTTTGGGCAGGGGAAGCCTGAAACGTGGTGCTTCGAGGTCCGCTGTGTGGTGTCATGGAGGAAGCCTGGGTCAGTGTCGACCGACGCCGCTCCAGGGAGAACCCACTTTCTCCCCGGAGCCTTGCCCAGCGCTGTCCTGCGCTCTGGCCCCCACCGCCGGTGtctggagagagaagagagggg is part of the Symphalangus syndactylus isolate Jambi chromosome 18, NHGRI_mSymSyn1-v2.1_pri, whole genome shotgun sequence genome and harbors:
- the TRIOBP gene encoding TRIO and F-actin-binding protein isoform X4 codes for the protein MEEVPGDDPCEHFEANMLTQNHHQNCFHPEEAHGARYQELRSPSGAEVPYCDLPRCPPAPEDPLSASTSGCQSVVDPGLRPGPKRGPSPSAGLPEEGPTAAPRSGSRELEAVPYLEGLTTSLCGSCNEDPGSDPTSSPDSATPDDTSNSSSVDWDTVERQEEAPSWDELAVMIPRRPREAPRADSSQRAPSLLTRSPVGGDTAGQKKEDTGGGGQSAGQRWARLRGESGFSLERRRSTLTQASSMTPHSGPRSTTFQASPAQRDTAQAASTCETPRASSPHRITQRDTSRASSTQQDTPRASSTQWNTPRASSPSRSTQQDNPRTSSTQQDNLQTSFPTCTPQRENPRIPCVQQDDPKASSPNRTTQRENSRTSCAQRDNPGASSPIRATQQDNPRISCAQRDNPGASSPNRTIQRDSPRTSCAQRDIPRASSPNRTIQQENPRTSCARRDNPRASSPIRATQQDNPRISCAQRDNPGASSPNRTIQRDSPRTSCARRDNPGASSPNRTIQRDSPRTSCAQRDIPRASSPNRTIQQENPRTSCARRDNPRASSPIRATQQDNPRISCAQRDNPGASSPNRTIQRDSPRTSCARRDNPGASSPNRTTQRDSPRTSCAQRDIPRASSPNRTIQQENPRTSCARRDNPRASSPNRTIQRDSPRTSCAQRDIPRASSPIRATQQDNPRTCIQQNIPRSSSTQQDNPKTSCTKRDNLRPTCTQRDRTQSFSFQRDNPGTSSSQCCTQKENLRPSSPHRSTQWNNPRNSSPHRTNKDIPWASFPLRPTHSDGPRTSSPSRSKQSEVPWASIALRPTQGDRPQTSSPSRPAQHDPPQSSFGPTQYNLPSRATSSSHNPGHQSTSRTSSPVYPAAYGAPLTSPEPSQPPCAVCIGHRDAPRASSPPRYLQHDPFPFFPEPRAPESELPHHEPPYIPPAVCIGHRDAPRASSPPRHTQFDPFPFLPDTSDAEHQCQSPQHEPLQLPAPVCIGYRDAPRASSPPRQVPEPSLLFQDLPRASTESLVPSMDSMHECPHIPTPVCIGHRDAPSFSSPPRQAPEPSLFFQDPPGTSMESLAPSTDSLHGSPVLIPQVCIGHRDAPRASSPPRHPPSDLAFLAPSPSLGSSGGSRGSAPPGETRHNLEREEYTVLADLPPPRRLAQREPGPQAQCSSGGRTRSPGRAEVERLFGQERRKSEAAGAFQAQDEGRSQQPSQGQSQLLRRQSSPAPSRQVTKLPAKQAELTRRSQAEPPHPRSPEKRPEGDRRLQGSPPPPSTSARTPERELWTQRPLESGQAGPKQPLGAWQSQEEPPGSQGLHRHLERSQEGGLGPGGWWGCGEPSLGAAKAPEGTSGGTPREYRESWGQPEAWEEKPTHELPRELGKRSPLTSPPENWGGPAESSQSWHPGTPTAVGWGAEGACPYPHGSERRPELDWRDLLGLLRVPGEGAWARLPSLDWEGLLELLQARLPRKDPAGHRDDPARALGPELGPPGTKDVPEQGLHSQPEGWAEATPFNGHSPTLQSQSPVQLPRPACTSTQWPKIKVTRGPATATLAGLEQMGPLGSRSAAEGPSLPELQFQPEEPEESEPSRGQDPLTDQKQADSADKRPAEGKAGSPLKGRLVTSWRMPGDRPTLFNPFLLSLGVLRWRRPDLLNFKKGWMSILDEPGEWKKHWFVLTDSSLKYYRDSTAEEADELDGEIDLRSCTDVTEYAVQRNYGFQIHTKDAVYTLSAMTSGIRRNWIEALRKTVRPTSAPDVTKLSDSNKENALHSYSTQKGPLKAGEQRAGSEVISRGGPRKADGQRQALDYVELSPLTQASPQRARTPARTPDRLAKQEELERDLAQRSEERRKWFEATDSRTPEVPAGEGPRRGLGAPLTEDQQNRLSEEIEKKWQELEKLPLRENKRVPLTALLNQSRGERRGPPSDGHEALEKEVQALRAQLEAWRLQGEAPQSAPRSQEDGHIPPGYISQEACERSLAEMESSHQQVMEELQRHHERELQRLQQEKEWLLAEETAATASAIEAMKKAYQEELSRELSKTRSLQQGPDGLRKQHQSDVEALKRELQVLSEQYSQKCLEIGTLTRQAEEREHTLRRCQQEGQELLRHNQELHGRLSEEIDQLRGFIASQSMGNGCRRSNERSSCELEVLLRVKENELQYLKKEVQCLRDELQMMQKDKRFTSGKYQDVYVELSHIKTRSEREIEQLKEHLRLAMAALQEKESMRNSLAE